Genomic DNA from Acanthopagrus latus isolate v.2019 chromosome 2, fAcaLat1.1, whole genome shotgun sequence:
ggaaaatgagatGTAAGGGTGGTGAGAAGGGGGACAGGGTAGATAAAAAGGTGGGttggagagagtggagaggaagagagaaattaGTCTGCGGGGAGGAGGGGTTTTTTTATATGGGGAGGTtggaataataataaagctCTATCTGGGTCTTCTGAGATACTGAGCATCAAAGATTTCACGTGGCAGCTGCtactttttgatgttttaaatatttcaccTCCGAGTGGTTCTCTGCCCGAAAAAGCTAGCATCGAATCAGAAACTGCTGATAATAATGTGTGAGAGAAAATAGGGAGCTATGGAACTCCATGTTGTTGACAAGACGTCAACTCCGACAAAGCTGCGGGCCTGTCACTCAGAAGGTGAGACGGCATGTCTGAAGTAAGTCCCACATTGGCCGCGTGAATAATGAAGGAAGAGAGTGCTCCTAATGGACCCATGAAGCATTTGAACTGACATCACAATGCTAACAGCAGCGTCTCGGCCTGTCACATCTGATACCGTGTGATGCCCACGTTGTATTGCACTACATCAATATCCAGCAGTGTCTTACTAAGAGGTAAATACTGCTGAATAAGATTTCATGACACATCACAAAGCCATTCCTAAACAGGTTTTCCGAGTACCATCTGATTCGTTATGTTTTTGCATCACTATATTTGAATCCTGTGCTGTACATTATTTCGctgttaaagaaataaaacatgttgtagCTATATGTTATATCTAACTATTGTCTATGAAATAAAACGTACAAATGTTCAGTCAAGGCTTTTTTGCGACCttcattttattgtctctgCCCACGCCTATTATTCAAGTGCCCTGAAAGCGGTGATGTCAGACCAAGATGATCTCATACTCTTTTAATAGAAAGGGGAGACATCAGAGAATGACATCATTGCATTGGAGATTGGGGTGATGGAGTGCGTGcctgtgggtgtgagtgtgtgtgagagtgtctgtgagggcgaggcagagagagagagagacagacagagaagtgGGGCAGccatgtacgtgtgtgtgtgtgtgtgtgtgtgtgtgtgtgtgtgtgtgtgagagagagagagactcgaGACAGCATGATCTTCCAGGTAAGAGCTAATTAGCCTGTCACCAAGTATGACAGACTTGAGAGTGTCTTTCACCACGGTCACTGAGCTGAGTAATGCAAATGCAATTTCACCCAATTCACAGACTCAACACCCTTCATTTCTTGCATTCTGACATCAGTATCACCTCTGCTATCTCTGGCAAATTATATATAACTCACTAAAgcatttgtttagttttgatggtgccaacaggaagtggagatgGTAAAACACTGGTGAACAAACACCACTTTTCCCGTCTTCCCctaatatttgtaattttttttctgacgcAAGGGTGTTGCAATGAATTTGTTCctctgagaaagaaaagacagagtaTCTGGAGTACTTTGTCCTGAGCCTGCTACTTTTCAGTCTTTGATATCCATAAGCACATCATTGATTTTCACTGCTATGTAGATGACACCCACCTCTACATGGCTGTCAATCCTGCTGGCTTGAGCCCTTTTTATCCCCTTGAGAACTGCTTCTCAATTTATAGATTATGCAAAATGCTCTAAAACTTATCGTCGTCCAAAAGAGCATAGGAAAATAAAGTGCCTCACGTTCACTATACTATTTCAGCACTTTACATCTCAGACAAAATATAACTTTGCGTGTTATGTTCATTCTAATTTAACTTTTCAGCCACATATGAGTTGTTTAAGACAGTCTTGCTTTTATTACAAGTAGGCTTTACTTTGGCAATGCACTGCTCAAAGGTCTCCCCCAAAAGTATCTAAATCAGTTTCAGCTTATACAGAATGTTGCTGCCAGAGATTTAACCGGGTCCCGTCACTGGGAATAATCTTTTCTTGTACCTGTCCATGATTGTATCAATGAACTTTCCTCAGATTAGGTCTTATGAtgcatcagacaaaaaaaaaagcatgtccCTGGTAGATCCCTCAGATCAACTCAGGccctgctgctcactatacCAAAGACTGTAGCAAAGACAGCTTTCAGAAGCTGCTTTGTTTAGTTTTGgactcacactgcagcactgtgtgtctctgaatCTGGAGGCAGCAACAACAATTAAGACATGTAAGTGACTATTAAAACACCCCCTGATAAGCTTCCACCTACTAGTTGTCATTACCTTTCTACTGCCAATTTTTGATTATGTCCCTGACTCAATCTAGAAGACTACAgtaattgttgtatttttttatgatattaCTTTGTGTAATTATGCAGTGCTATGGCATCATACTATCACAGTTAACAACTTGGTCAGATGTAACTAAGTGAAGCCAGTGACATGGACTAGCCTTGATGGAGAATCTGGATCATACCCCGTCGGCCTCGTGAATTATTCAGTCAGATCAGCGTACCTGCCGCCCTTGTGAGTCCAGTCTGTGCTCTGACAAACCTCAACCAAGTGACTttgtcataaatattcattttgtctCTGAGTCAGTTCAGTTGGTAAAGCAGATTGTGGCCAGCGCCGGATTCTTAATTAGCAGTTCTTTGTCAagtagtgtttgtttgtgacagaCTTCCCCGGTGCAGATCGTGACCGGTAGGGATCATTAATCATTCATTGAAATCAGAGCACCTGTTATCCCCGCTCTGCTCCATGCAGGCCAGCTATCCCATCGAGGTGGTAACTATGACAACAGGGAGACAGTGCTGCCTAGGTGACCTAGTTTCCTTGTAGTTCTCCAgttggtgcgtgtgtgtgcgtgtgtgcatgtgtgtgtgattgtgtgtttccCACCTCACACCCCCACCTACTGGAGACTGAGCATGCTCCATTAACTACCTGTCTGACCTAGTCTGAGAGTCCTTGGACCAGAAATATGAGATCATGTCAAATGTATGTTGTGAGAGTTTACTGTATCAGTGTTAGAATGTAATTTCATGGCCTTCCAGTTTCCAGCCTTCTCAGCTATAAATTTTCCTCAAGAGTGGTGTGCTTTGAACTCTATTAGCTGATGTTCCGGGATATTAGCAAATATTTTCGCCTGCTGTTATGTATAAACAGGATCTAACAGTAttttattatatgtatatgtatatttattttcacctcTATGTGTGGTTTAATCTGAATAAATGATATTCACGTGAACCCATCTGATATGTTCAGCCTTATCATGATGGCACATCTAGCCCATTGAGCAACATCATTCTTTACCAGAGCTAATCATTTTCAACCCTGCTTCTCCATCCCAATCTCCACCTCATCAGTATGGCGTTTCCATCTCGCAGAGGCTGAGATACAAGGCTGTCTAATCTAATACTGAGCTGTGTCTATGTTAACCAGTGAATGGTGGAGCACCGCCAAAGATCTTTAAATTCCAAAGACTCGACAAGCAGTTATTTCCTGTCCTGCCTGCCAAGCACAGTGCAGGAAAGTGTACCTATTCTTCTTTAGAAGTATTTTACAGTAAGTAATTGCTTCTTGATTGGCGAGTGTGTCTGGAATTATTTTCGTCTCTGAACTCAGTGCCCTCGTGCAGTGTTTGATTCAGGGACACAggtcttattttattttggcacgtgcttttgtgcatgtaaacctattacatgcacacaagcatTCATAGCATTTTAGTCAATCCGTCTGTGATGAACTGATGTTAAAAGCGTCACCATAATCTGCATACcttgtttatcttttgtttgGTTAGGCTCCTCCTTCTCAGCTGTCGggctgacagcagcaggcaCATCGGCTTGTCTggcctcctcctttttctcttcactctcctccttcttctcctcaggTGTGGCTGTGGTGGGACTCTTGGCTGCCGCTGCTGGGGCCTCCACCTCTTTGGGCTTCTCCTCAGCTTTCTCCTCCGCCTTTGGCTCCTCTTTCTGGGGCTCAGAGGGCGCTGTGGCAGCCGTGGGAGAGGCAGCAGCGGGTGCTGCTGCTACAGGAGACGTCGCTGCTCCTGcaggagaggcagcagcagctgcaggagagttAGCTGGCTTGTCTGCCACTGGGCTTTTGGCTTggctcgtctcctcctccttcttggcctcctctcctgcagcttcctccCCCTTTGCAGgtgcctcctctccctctgctttctttgcctcctctgctccctctgtcgCCTCCTcggcagcagcaggactgtctccctccttctcctcctctccatctttcatctttttccGAGTTATGTGTCCACGGAAGCTGGCCTGTATTTTGGTGGCAGCCTTGTGGGCCTTGTCCTCGGGTTTGTTGGTGGTGCCATCCTGTTCAATCTTCTGGTCCGCCTCCTCATTCTTCTCCACCTGGTAGCCAAGAGAAAATACAGCAGATTAACATACTGTGAGCCACCGTGCAGGTCCACTGGAAACCAGGAAGGAATTATACTGGTTGTTATGCCTAAACCAAGTAATCCTTCTACTGTGGGGGTATGTAGCTTGAGGATGATCATCCCAGAATATCATGCTggcatacttttatttgggtTTAGAATCCTAGCAAAGATAAGTACAACATGGTAAGAGCTGAAAGgtcagaaaaagacaaagtatATGCTATGAGAGCTGGTTTATTAGTTAACTCATGAATGGGTGTATTTATAACCCTGGAGAATTGCAGACTGGGAAAAGGTGGGTTAGGGTCTCAGGACTGGTTTGAGTAGAAGTGTAGGACTGGATGAGGAACAGGGTTAGGGACAGGACAGCACACAATGTAATATTGAAAGGGGTTCCATGGTATTACCTTCGGCAACTGGGTCCATACAGTAGCTGTCCATCAAATAGTGGGTTGTGCTATGAGTCATAAAAAtctaatgaaaagaaaatcaaatcaaataaaggaATGAACGATGAGCACTGAAAGTggcaaacaaaatgaatcagTACATTCAAAATGAACAGGCAAACAAATCAAGGTGAAAATACTCCCGGATTCAACCAATCAAAAGCTTTAAACGTGTGCCTCAAATGAACGTGAAGAAGCAACATGGAGCCAACGCAAACTGTCAAAGAAGCATGCAAGGCAGTGCAGCATCAGTTAGCCAAATGATAAAGATGTGAAAACTGCGGAGACTGAATGGTTTCgagtgttttttgggggggggttgtcCTCTCAGGTGTAAAAGCACCCTGACAATATGATGAACACACagcattttatcatttcatgCTCTGGGAAGAAGAGATTTAGCACCATTGTGATTCAGGAGAAtaacagacgtgtgtgtgtgggtcgaATTGTCTCCACATAATGAATTGCGTACACTGGGATTTGGGGCACGGCAAATGACTCTGGGCATTTACTGCAGTCATTCAATCCAGAAGACAGACATGAGGTTGATATTGTCCTCTTGATAATGCTCGCCGAAATAGATTTAGTGAACAATTAAACTTAAATGCGCAACCCTCTCCGTGGCATTCGTGGATGTCGCCTGCGCTCAGTGACGGCCTCAAAATTGTAACCAGAGAAATGTGAGCATTCACAAGCTGAAGCGCTTTCCCCAAAAAATAATGAGCCGGCCTCTATTCTCTAGGTACAGTAGCTTTTTTCTCCGGCTCCATCTCTGGCTGCTAGGGAACGGGCTGCCTGCTAGACTCTCCTCAGCATTCACTGCCATACCCCTCCCAACCATCAAAGGTTACCTTGACAACCAGAGTGCTAACTCATCACGGCGCTGTCTGCTGGTTGGTGCTATGAAAGACTGTATGTCACCCTGATTGGCAGTGCACCTGACCCCTCAGGGGAGCCGGCCAATAGGAACTCGTAAATCAGGCAGAGCAATCAGTGTGGCGAAGGAGGGGCTGTTTGTGATGCGGCGGGCAGGGCGCAGTATGGGTCCAGCGGGGGTTGGGGCGGGGGGGGTTAAGGggttacatgtgtgtttgtgtatcaatgctggcagtgtgtgtcactgagcagcagcaccagcatcTTGTTTAAGGTCAGTGCATTTCAGTGGAAAAGGTTTCTGGAGCTGCGACCAGGGAACAGCGGCGTCCATCAGTCCATTTCCTGATACCTTCTGTCTCTAATAGCATCGTTACACTGGATGCGAGGCTCGACTTGGACAGCTGCCCGCGTGAGGAATCACGTCCGTGCGACATGATTTATGAGCCGGAGGCCCTAAACCAACATGTCTTATTCAGGGTCAGTGTGTCAGTCCAATATTGGAGCAGAGAGGCCAAGGTACAGCTGTGTCGCCAtatccacctcctccaccttttATTCGCATGCCATTCCCAGGGGTCAGGGTGTAAATCCCGCTCCCAGGCCTTCCTCCGATTCTTAATATCACCATCGTCCTGAAGCAATTTTGTGCAgcattatattaaaaaaaaaaaaaaaacgttcaatACTGCTAGCTGTGGGAGGGACAGTAGATTTTCCGGGGGGCTTTGTAATGCGCCGCAGATATggtgatttatatttaaaagcCGACCTGAAGCTGTTGACTGAGCGATCAGCTGTTAAGTTGTGGAAATAAACTTCAGCAAGTGTCCTGCTAATAAAAATGATAGCAGCAGACAAAACCCCACCGGCACGCCCTCTGCTCTTAATAATATGCAGGTCTCCAGTGACTTATTTGGGCTTTTATTATGTCTGATCTCATGGGTGCTTAGAATTGCCAAAAAATTGACCCAAGCACTTAACTCTAAATAGAATTACTTACCGGCTGTGTACAatgagtcagacagagagagagagagagagagagagagagagagagagagagagagagagagagagaagggaaaagtgGTGGACGAGAGTGTCTGGGAATATGGGggtatgacatcatcattgGAACGGAGGGGATGTCATTTACTTTAGCGATCTGGGTGTGTTCGagtgcaaatgtaataaaatcacAGCAGAGTGCCAGGTGATCTCATATCAGTGCAAGATGACGGGgttggtggtgggtgggggggggtttcGACCACAACTCTGTAGCATCATTATTTGCATTATTGATACGCGTCCATGCATCATCCCTCAGAAGTGCTGCGCTGTGATTTTTCCGACTGCTCTTGACTGTTTCCGCGGGCCGTAGCATTCAGCGCCGAGAGGCCTCGACCTGTCATATCAAACTTGATACGCTTTAATATACAGTGCACCGGCGGTTAATGGCCGAGATAGTGGCTACATTAAAATCTCATAGGATCTAAACAGGAGCATTTACTGCACATCCTCTTAAGGGGTGCTTCTTGAAGACTCTGACTGCTAACTGAACCCTGGTCACGTATCCTCCTGCAGGCGCTGTTCCGCTCGGTGTCTGTGCggcacacattttcattcataaatACAGCAGCACCTCCCGAAGGTAGGAGGCACACTCCCTTTAAGTATCTCCCACCAAGACTCGGTGACCGTTTCAACTCTTCCATTCACTCGTTCATGGGCCGGTGCGACGTCGTATTTGCATTATCGGGTTAATCAAATGATTTATCGCAAATCAGcccactgtgtttctttttcctcactaCATTAACCGCTGAAAGCTGTTTTTACTATCCGGCGTAGAGCTGATTgtttccagtaaaaaaaaagaagtgattttCTAGCctgattgcaaaaaaaaaaaaaaactcattatgCAATCCTCCTGCAAATTCTTATAGTAAAAGTGTGATAACGTAGCTACATTCAAAGCTCGCTGTAGGACTCTTGAGCACGTGTAGGTGACGAATAATGGCTGCCACCTGCGTGTTCAGAGTCCAAACGAACAATGGCTCACAGGTTAGTTTATCTAAACACACGGGTGTCATTCGGTAGAGGTAATGAACGGCCGCACTGAAGCATGTTCAGCACATTATCTGATGGCCGGATGTGTCtatcagctgcagtctgagctcCCTCCCCGTCCGTCTCTGTCCTTGGGTGGGCACCGGCTGTCGTGAGAACCACACCCGAGAGTCAATGGCTTCCATaaacgcgcgcgcacacacacacacacacacacatacaccatccCCCAATGGTGACACACAGTAACAATCCGCCACCTTCCCACTGCCTCATCGCCGGTGCCATTAGGGACTTGTTTCAggcgggggtggagggggaggaatgGGGGAACGACACGGCGGAGCGGTGGGGTTTTTACGCTGGTTGAATTACCACAGAACCACAGCTCCAACACTAATGCCAGGCGTGCATCTaatcgtgtttttgttttttgttttttctgaaaatgcaTTCTGACCCATTCAAGCGGGAGACTCCATTTTCACCACGCCACTCCGCCCAGCCCAGGGATCGAGCACTGCTAGCAAGAGGGGAGAGAAGTATTAAAGGTAATATCCGCATTTGTAACGATGGAGGTGCAGAACATCGCCCAACAAGTGCAGCTGCTTAATTTATTGGATTTAAGTCACTTTCATGTGTAATTATTTGAGATACGTGTTTAATAAGCCAGATATTGTATGTGATGTGTGATATATGATTTAGTGCATTGGCCAATTCAAATCAAATGGACTAACgcccccccccctcaaaaaCACTTGCCACATCGCCACAGTTCCTGAGCAGGCGGAGAGATAATATTAGCCACCCTGCTCGTGGCACACATACTTCCAGCAATGGCATCTcgctctctaaaaaaaaaaaaaaaaaacccagcatgATTTCAAGATCTCAACGGCTGTCTGCtgttctgcaggaaaacatcatCCAGACACCACAGAGCAGAGACTGACTGCTGTCTGCAACTGCTGAATAtctccctctgcttcctcctctttctgtcgTCTTTCGCTCTCTTCTTCGCTGAGCAAACTGCTACCcactcatttttctctctctatctctctctctctctctcttgctcacacacacacacacacacacacacacacacacacacacagacacagcggAGCACCACACCCTTTTAGCCAGCTCTATCTCCTGCAGATGAGGAGAGGGGGGCTCAGGTGGTGACTGCCACAGCCCCTGCTcgccatctccctctctccctctctccctctccccctctctgtcctttGACGGTGAATTAATGTGCAATGTTAAAGGATGCACTGTTTCTTTTACAGCGGGGCCTGGGAAAGATGCTCCGAAGCAACTAATAAGCGGCCATATGCCGGCGTCACTACATCCTCTGGAGCTGCCTTTAATTCAATTACACCGACTCTCTGCCTGAACAAAGGCTCCGCAATCGCCACTGATCTCACCGGGGCCggggatgaggatgaggagaggggcaagcagaggtggaggggagccATAGGCTATTGGCAGGAAGTATGGGCTGTGGCTGGGGTTTTTGCTAAAGCCGGGCTTTGCGTTGGGGAATGGGGGCATTGAGTGCACGAGGAGCCACAG
This window encodes:
- the gap43 gene encoding neuromodulin, whose protein sequence is MLCCIRRTKPVEKNEEADQKIEQDGTTNKPEDKAHKAATKIQASFRGHITRKKMKDGEEEKEGDSPAAAEEATEGAEEAKKAEGEEAPAKGEEAAGEEAKKEEETSQAKSPVADKPANSPAAAAASPAGAATSPVAAAPAAASPTAATAPSEPQKEEPKAEEKAEEKPKEVEAPAAAAKSPTTATPEEKKEESEEKKEEARQADVPAAVSPTAEKEEPNQTKDKQDAAEESKAEEATPADAAAEATESKDD